From the Lathyrus oleraceus cultivar Zhongwan6 chromosome 4, CAAS_Psat_ZW6_1.0, whole genome shotgun sequence genome, one window contains:
- the LOC127138001 gene encoding uncharacterized protein LOC127138001, translating to MVEDYQTTNNVVESDLTNMLLKDLNELLNLHGKTIEDYDLPSLPPNTIDRGAILSIIQEELAVNIPNEDIEFVAKLNNDQMIAFNTIMNVIVQKHSGVFFVDGTGGTGKTFLYRTLMVSLRSKGEIVLATASSGIVATLLPGGRTAHSRFKIPVDIQPSSIYGIQKQKDLANLIRVAAAIIWGESPITNENCLEALEWSLQDICSNNAPFGRKVLIMGGDFRQVLPVVRKGTKAQMISACIIQSHLWNHTKILRLRQNMRSLHDEEFAEFLIRIGDGVEPTKLDDIVRLPLYIVIPWECEHSIQVLIQHIFPNLELHGWDALYMVQRAILTPTNDDVQKLNDMIIDQFPGEEHNLLSFDEVEGDKHNLYQQEFLNLIAQAKLEHGEIFQLCKELRRKNVETCFDIKITDFEDKWNTWKDEQSISSIGKLDNKFFKSQERIDKWMYEKLIRIFISGPSSFPKPPKSSLATSKQQTAAAAHKDTLPPSATAIADTALERLASENPHP from the exons ATGGTAGAGGATTACCAAACAACTAACAATGTTGTGGAATCAGACTTAACTAATATGTTGTTGAAGGACTTGAATGAACTCCTAAACCTGCACGGTAAAACAATTGAAGATTATGATCTCCCATCTTTACCCCCTAATACAATAGACAGAGGTGCAATTCTAAGTATCATACAAGAGGAGTTAGCAGTCAATATCCCCAATGAAGATATTGAATTTGTTGCTAAGTTAAATAATGATCAAATGATTGCATTCAACACCATTATGAATGTAATTGTTCAAAAACACAGTGGGGTATTTTTTGTTGATGGTACAGGAGGAACAGGTAAAACATTCCTTTATAGAACATTAATGGTAAGTTTAAGAAGTAAAGGAGAAATTGTCTTAGCAACTGCATCATCTGGTATAGTTGCAACATTGTTACCCGGTGGTAGGACTGCACACTCTCGATTTAAGATACCTGTTGATATACAACCGAGTTCCATTTATGGTATTCAAAAGCAAAAAGATCTTGCAAATCTCATTAGAGTTGCTGCCGCAATAATTTGGGGTGAATCACCAATAACAAATGAAAATTGTTTGGAAGCCTTAGAATGGTCATTACAAGATATTTGTAGCAACAATGCTCCATTTGGTAGAAAAGTTTTGATCATGGGGGGAGATTTTCGTCAAGTTCTTCCTGTTGTAAGAAAAGGTACTAAGGCACAAATGATTTCAGCATGTATTATTCAGTCTCACTTATGGAATCATACCAAGATTTTGCGTTTGCGTCAAAATATGCGATCATTGCATGATGAAGAGTTTGCAGAATTTCTTATTCGCATTGGTGATGGTGTTGAACCTACCAAACTAGATGACATTGTGAGGTTACCTTTATATATTGTAATCCCATGGGAATGTGAACATTCCATACAAGTACTTATCCAACATATTTTTCCTAATTTAGAATTACATGGTTGGGATGCCCTATATATGGTACAAAGAGCTATTTTGACACCAACAAATGATGATGTCCAAAAATTGAATGATATGATTATCGACCAGTTTCCAGGAGAAGAACATAATTTGTTGTCGTTTGACGAGGTTGAAGGAGATAAACATAATTTATACCAGCAAGAATTCTTAAACTTAATTGCACAAG CCAAACTAGAACACGGTGAAATCTTTCAATTATGTAAGGAGTTGAGACGAAAGAATGTTGAAACCTGCTTCGACATAAAA ATAACAGACTTTGAAGATAAATGGAACACATGGAAGGATGAACAAAGTATTTCATCCATCGGCAAACTCGACAATAAG ttttttaaatctcaagagCGCATTGATAAATGGATGTATGAAAAATTGATTCGAATCTTTATAAG TGGCCCATCATCATTCCCTAAACCCCCAAAAAGTTCACTGGCTACTTCAAAACAACAAACTGCTGCCGCCGCTCACAAAGACACTCTACCACCGTCCGCCACCGCCATAGCGGATACTGCATTAGAGCGACTGGCTTCTGAGAATCCTCATCCTTAG